From the Platichthys flesus chromosome 6, fPlaFle2.1, whole genome shotgun sequence genome, one window contains:
- the lrrc4.2 gene encoding leucine-rich repeat-containing protein 4.2, whose protein sequence is MSPLGQVSLQPTWNAALLAVLSLMVPALSLCQSTGPVLGSANTQNCPGMCSCTYQLSKVVCTRRGLVRVPPNIPTNTRYLNLMENSIETIQADTFRQLHHLEVLQLGRNSIRQIEVGAFNGLTSLNTLELFDNRLTVIPSGAFEYLSKLRELWLRNNPIESIPSYAFNRVPSLMRLDLGELRKLEYISDGAFEGLQNLKYLNLGMCNLREFPHLSPLVGLEELEISENIFPELKPGAFRGLKNLRKLWIMNSAITTIERNAFDDITALVELNLAHNNLSSLPHNLFTPLQYLVELHLHHNPWRCDCDVVWLSWWLREYIPTNSTCCGRCHTPTHMKGRYLVEVDQTTFQCSAPFIVDAPRDLNISAARVAELKCRTAAMSSVRWLLPNGTVLTHGSDHPRISVLNDGTLNFSNVLPSDTGVYTCMVSNMAGNSNASAYLNVSNAELNTSNLSYFTTVTVEFLEPTVEETPKPKPTVPASPSVFQPVFISTPTVLFQNTPTPRQVSIPTARVPSGPAASLDEVMKTTKIIIGCFVAVTLLAAAMLIAFYKLRKRHQQRSTVAAARTIEIIQMEEEVHPVPPPTSGSSGSDDTGLVLPTLVEHNSNIFKPGYVSTSSSRQGGYGAHWTQNNSLHRSVRQHHSHISTIADPYVIKTSHGKEKVQETQI, encoded by the coding sequence ATGAGTCCTCTGGGCCAGGTTAGTTTGCAGCCTACCTGGAACGCAGCCCTGCTCGCCGTGCTCTCCCTCATGGTGCCTGCCCTCAGTTTGTGCCAGTCCACAGGCCCTGTGTTGGGTTCGGCTAACACACAGAACTGTCCAGGTATGTGCTCCTGCACTTACCAGCTCAGCAAGGTGGTGTGTACACGCAGAGGCCTGGTTAGGGTACCTCCAAACATCCCAACCAACACCAGGTACTTGAACCTGATGGAAAACAGCATAGAGACTATACAAGCAGATACTTTCAGACAACTGCATCACCTGGAGGTACTGCAGTTGGGCAGAAATTCAATCAGGCAGATTGAAGTGGGGGCTTTCAATGGCCTGACCAGCCTCAATACCTTGGAGCTGTTTGACAACAGACTGACGGTCATACCAAGTGGAGCATTTGAGTACTTGTCAAAGTTAAGAGAGTTGTGGCTTAGAAATAACCCCATCGAGAGCATCCCCTCTTATGCCTTCAACCGTGTCCCCTCACTCATGAGACTGGACCTGGGAGAGCTGAGAAAACTGGAGTACATTTCGGATGGGGCCTTCGAGGGACttcaaaatctcaagtaccTCAACTTGGGGATGTGCAACCTGAGGGAGTTTCCTCATCTTTCACCTCTGGTGGGATTGGAGGAGCTAGAAATATCAGAGAATATTTTCCCTGAACTGAAGCCTGGGGCTTTCCGTGGGCTCAAGAATTTACGTAAACTATGGATTATGAACTCTGCCATCACTACCATTGAGAGGAATGcatttgatgacatcacagccttGGTGGAGCTCAACTTAGCCCATAACAACTTGTCGTCCCTCCCCCACAACCTCTTCACCCCTCTGCAGTACTTGGTGGAGCTACACCTGCACCACAACCCTTGGCGATGTGACTGTGATGTAGTGTGGCTCTCCTGGTGGCTCAGAGAATACATTCCTACAAATTCCACCTGCTGTGGACGCTGCCACACCCCGACCCACATGAAGGGACGATATCTGGTGGAAGTTGATCAGACCACCTTTCAATGTTCGGCACCGTTCATAGTGGATGCTCCCAGAGATCTGAACATCTCTGCAGCGAGGGTGGCGGAACTGAAGTGTCGCACAGCTGCCATGAGCTCCGTCCGATGGCTGCTCCCCAATGGGACCGTCTTGACCCATGGTTCAGATCACCCACGGATATCTGTCCTTAACGATGGCACACTCAATTTCTCCAACGTCCTCCCATCAGACACAGGGGTCTACACCTGCATGGTGAGCAACATGGCTGGAAATTCCAATGCCTCAGCCTACCTAAATGTCAGCAATGCCGAACTCAACACATCTAACTTGTCCTACTTTACCACAGTAACAGTGGAATTTTTGGAGCCCACAGTGGAGGAGACCCCAAAACCCAAGCCTACAGTCCCTGCCTCGCCCTCCGTATTTCAGCCCGTCTTCATTTCCACACCAACTGTGTTATTCCAAAATACTCCGACTCCAAGACAGGTGTCAATTCCCACTGCCAGAGTTCCTAGTGGGCCAGCCGCCAGCCTTGATGAGGTGATGAAAACAACCAAAATCATCATTGGATGTTTTGTTGCCGTAACCTTACTGGCAGCGGCCATGTTGATAGCGTTCTATAAGCTGCGTAAGCGGCATCAACAGAGGAGCACGGTGGCAGCAGCCAGGACCATAGAAATCAtacagatggaggaagaggttCATCCTGTTCCACCACCCACCTCTGGATCTAGTGGCTCAGATGACACAGGGTTGGTCCTGCCTACTTTAGTGgaacacaacagcaacatctTTAAGCCTGGGTACGTGTCCACCTCCTCATCCCGCCAAGGGGGCTATGGGGCCCACTGGACCCAGAACAACTCTCTTCATCGCTCAGTCAGACAGCATCACAGCCACATCAGCACCATTGCTGATCCTTACGTCATTAAGACTTCTCACGGCAAGGAGAAGGTTCAAGAGACCCAAATCTGA